From Myotis daubentonii chromosome 7, mMyoDau2.1, whole genome shotgun sequence, a single genomic window includes:
- the RNF25 gene encoding E3 ubiquitin-protein ligase RNF25 isoform X2, whose protein sequence is MKPDRVLPSEIEVLESIYLDELQVIKGNGRSSPWEVCITLHPATAEDQDSQYVCFTLVLQVPAQYPNEAPQISIRNPRGLSDEQIHKISQALGHVAKAGLGTAMLYELIEKGKEILTDNNIPHGQCVICLYGFQENEAFTKTPCYHYFHCHCLARYIQHMEHELQAQGQEQEQERHHAATKQKAVGVQCPVCREPLVYDLASLKAAPEPQQPMELYKPNAESLRQQEELRRLYQRQQERGGIIDLEAERNRYFISLQQPPAHVEPESAVDASRGSQPLSALATELSPSSTAQPTQSAPLPAASQYMCEKIPGTGPNQQRLSETQKTILDTPRANRGPWRQPERRHLKGGEYNAHKGTNDTQELPLPEGPKESMDVKPEEPHNQGVGGPSQENGPGNWQGPPPRRTRDCARWERSKSRTPGSSYPRLPRGRGTYPPGTQREPLSLESEDGS, encoded by the exons ATGAAGCCTGACAG GGTCCTCCCCTCTGAAATCGAGGTGTTAGAATCTATCTATCTGGATGAACTACAAGTGATTAAAGGAAATGGCAG ATCTTCGCCGTGGGAGGTCTGCATCACCCTGCACCCTGCCACTGCCGAAGACCAGGATTCACAGTATGTCTGCTTCACTCTGGTGCTTCAGGTCCCAGCACAG TATCCCAATGAGGCGCCACAGATCTCTATTCGTAACCCCCGAGGACTCTCAGATGAACAGATCCACAA GATTTCACAGGCACTGGGCCATGTAgccaaggctgggctgggcacTGCCATGCTCTATGAGCTCATCGAG aaagggaaggaaattctCACAGATAACAACATCCCACATGGCCAGTGCGTCATCTGCCTCTATGGTTTCCAG GAGAACGAAGCCTTTACAAAAACACCCTGTTACCACTATTTCCACTGCCACTGCCTTGCTCGGTACATCCAGCACATGGAGCATGAGCTGCAGGCTCAAGGACAGGAGCAGGAACAGGAACGGCATCATGCCGCAACCAAACAG AAGGCTGTTGGTGTGCAGTGTCCAGTGTGCAGAGAGCCCCTCGTGTATGATCTTGCCTCACTAAAAGCAGCCCCTGAGCCCCAACAGCCCATG GAGCTGTACAAGCCAAATGCAGAAAGCTTGCGCCAACAAGAAGAGCTCAGGCGGCTCTACCAGAGGCAACAGGAGAGGGGGGGCATCATTGACCTAGAGGCTGAACGTAACCGGTACTTTATCAGCCTCCAGCAG CCGCCTGCCCATGTGGAACCTGAGTCAGCTGTAGATGCCTCCAGAGGATCCCAACCACTCAGTGCCCTTGCCACAGAACTGTCCCCTTCATCAACTGCCCAACCTACCCAGTCAGCTCCTCTGCCTGCGGCTTCCCAGTATATGTGCGAGAAGATTCCAGGGACTGGGCCAAATCAGCAAAGGTTGAGCGAGACGCAGAAAACTATCCTGGATACACCCCGGGCCAACCGAGGCCCCTGGAGACAGCCTGAACGGAGGCACCTAAAGGGAGGGGAATACAATGCCCACAAAGGTACCAATGACACCCAGGAACTGCCACTTCCTGAGGGGCCCAAGGAGTCCATGGACGTAAAGCCAGAAGAACCCCATAACCAAGGGGTTGGAGGTCCTTCCCAAGAGAATGGGCCTGGCAACTGGCAGGGTCCCCCGCCCCGCAGGACTCGGGACTGTGCTCGCTGGGAGCGTTCTAAGAGTCGGACACCAGGTTCTTCCTATCCCCGCCTGCCTCGGGGTCGGGGAACCTACCCACCTGGTACTCAAAGGGAGCCCTTGAGCCTGGAATCAGAGGATGGTTCCTAG
- the RNF25 gene encoding E3 ubiquitin-protein ligase RNF25 isoform X1: MATSSSAAAGEEDWVLPSEIEVLESIYLDELQVIKGNGRSSPWEVCITLHPATAEDQDSQYVCFTLVLQVPAQYPNEAPQISIRNPRGLSDEQIHKISQALGHVAKAGLGTAMLYELIEKGKEILTDNNIPHGQCVICLYGFQENEAFTKTPCYHYFHCHCLARYIQHMEHELQAQGQEQEQERHHAATKQKAVGVQCPVCREPLVYDLASLKAAPEPQQPMELYKPNAESLRQQEELRRLYQRQQERGGIIDLEAERNRYFISLQQPPAHVEPESAVDASRGSQPLSALATELSPSSTAQPTQSAPLPAASQYMCEKIPGTGPNQQRLSETQKTILDTPRANRGPWRQPERRHLKGGEYNAHKGTNDTQELPLPEGPKESMDVKPEEPHNQGVGGPSQENGPGNWQGPPPRRTRDCARWERSKSRTPGSSYPRLPRGRGTYPPGTQREPLSLESEDGS, from the exons ATGGCGACATCTTCGTCGGCAGCTGCAGGGGAGGAGGACTG GGTCCTCCCCTCTGAAATCGAGGTGTTAGAATCTATCTATCTGGATGAACTACAAGTGATTAAAGGAAATGGCAG ATCTTCGCCGTGGGAGGTCTGCATCACCCTGCACCCTGCCACTGCCGAAGACCAGGATTCACAGTATGTCTGCTTCACTCTGGTGCTTCAGGTCCCAGCACAG TATCCCAATGAGGCGCCACAGATCTCTATTCGTAACCCCCGAGGACTCTCAGATGAACAGATCCACAA GATTTCACAGGCACTGGGCCATGTAgccaaggctgggctgggcacTGCCATGCTCTATGAGCTCATCGAG aaagggaaggaaattctCACAGATAACAACATCCCACATGGCCAGTGCGTCATCTGCCTCTATGGTTTCCAG GAGAACGAAGCCTTTACAAAAACACCCTGTTACCACTATTTCCACTGCCACTGCCTTGCTCGGTACATCCAGCACATGGAGCATGAGCTGCAGGCTCAAGGACAGGAGCAGGAACAGGAACGGCATCATGCCGCAACCAAACAG AAGGCTGTTGGTGTGCAGTGTCCAGTGTGCAGAGAGCCCCTCGTGTATGATCTTGCCTCACTAAAAGCAGCCCCTGAGCCCCAACAGCCCATG GAGCTGTACAAGCCAAATGCAGAAAGCTTGCGCCAACAAGAAGAGCTCAGGCGGCTCTACCAGAGGCAACAGGAGAGGGGGGGCATCATTGACCTAGAGGCTGAACGTAACCGGTACTTTATCAGCCTCCAGCAG CCGCCTGCCCATGTGGAACCTGAGTCAGCTGTAGATGCCTCCAGAGGATCCCAACCACTCAGTGCCCTTGCCACAGAACTGTCCCCTTCATCAACTGCCCAACCTACCCAGTCAGCTCCTCTGCCTGCGGCTTCCCAGTATATGTGCGAGAAGATTCCAGGGACTGGGCCAAATCAGCAAAGGTTGAGCGAGACGCAGAAAACTATCCTGGATACACCCCGGGCCAACCGAGGCCCCTGGAGACAGCCTGAACGGAGGCACCTAAAGGGAGGGGAATACAATGCCCACAAAGGTACCAATGACACCCAGGAACTGCCACTTCCTGAGGGGCCCAAGGAGTCCATGGACGTAAAGCCAGAAGAACCCCATAACCAAGGGGTTGGAGGTCCTTCCCAAGAGAATGGGCCTGGCAACTGGCAGGGTCCCCCGCCCCGCAGGACTCGGGACTGTGCTCGCTGGGAGCGTTCTAAGAGTCGGACACCAGGTTCTTCCTATCCCCGCCTGCCTCGGGGTCGGGGAACCTACCCACCTGGTACTCAAAGGGAGCCCTTGAGCCTGGAATCAGAGGATGGTTCCTAG